The proteins below are encoded in one region of Fodinicurvata sp. EGI_FJ10296:
- the narJ gene encoding nitrate reductase molybdenum cofactor assembly chaperone produces MIRTFKALSALLSYPSTELQQAIPDIRAVLQQEGLADAADRAALEPLLSDIESSDIYELQERYTFLFDRTRSLSLHLFEHVHGESRDRGQAMVDLGQHYEEHGFVPATNELPDYLPMFLEFLAVVPIDRARVLLADPLEILAALDDRLAKRETPYRAIFRTLLTIARRPANEEVLDALRAENDTAADDLDAIDREWEEAAVTFGPDSMPGSTEGGCGASRLQTRLRADMRDPRLAPPPTRAR; encoded by the coding sequence ATGATCAGGACATTCAAGGCCCTGTCCGCCCTGCTGAGCTATCCCTCGACCGAATTGCAGCAGGCGATCCCGGATATCCGCGCCGTTCTGCAGCAGGAGGGACTGGCCGACGCGGCCGACCGGGCGGCGCTGGAGCCGCTGTTGTCGGACATCGAGAGCAGCGACATCTACGAGCTGCAGGAACGCTATACGTTCCTTTTCGACCGGACCCGGTCATTGTCGCTGCACCTGTTCGAGCATGTGCATGGCGAAAGCCGGGACCGGGGCCAGGCCATGGTCGATCTGGGCCAGCATTACGAGGAACACGGTTTCGTCCCGGCCACCAACGAGCTGCCGGACTATCTGCCGATGTTCCTGGAATTTCTGGCTGTGGTCCCGATCGACAGGGCGCGGGTGCTGCTGGCCGATCCGCTGGAGATACTGGCCGCGCTGGATGACCGGCTGGCCAAGCGCGAAACGCCGTACCGGGCGATCTTCCGGACTCTGCTGACCATCGCCCGGCGCCCAGCCAACGAGGAAGTGCTCGACGCGTTACGGGCCGAAAACGATACGGCGGCCGACGATCTCGACGCGATCGATCGCGAATGGGAAGAGGCGGCCGTGACCTTTGGTCCCGACTCCATGCCAGGCTCAACAGAAGGCGGATGCGGCGCATCGCGGCTTCAGACCCGGCTGCGGGCGGATATGCGCGATCCGCGTTTGGCCCCGCCCCCCACCCGCGCACGTTGA
- the narI gene encoding respiratory nitrate reductase subunit gamma — protein MSGYFNTFFFGIFPYIALAVFVVGSIIRFDREPYSWRAQSSQFLRRKQLIWGSVLFHAGILFLFFGHFIGLLTPHFFYSYVITAENKAMLAIVAGGTAGVACFIGLTMLLHRRLFDSRIRKTSTVMDIAILIILWLQLSLGLISVPYSLSHDDKSEVMLRASEWAQRTLTFRIDGTADLIQGLEWPYQVHIILGLFIFLLFPFSRLVHIWSAPIWYLGRRGYQVVRTANPDHSGGQAQRPSPGSRPAETSRPTQPAE, from the coding sequence ATGTCCGGCTATTTCAATACCTTCTTCTTCGGGATCTTTCCCTATATCGCGCTGGCCGTATTCGTCGTCGGGTCGATCATCCGGTTCGACCGCGAACCCTATTCCTGGCGCGCGCAATCCAGCCAGTTCCTGCGCCGCAAGCAACTGATCTGGGGGTCGGTTCTCTTCCATGCCGGCATCCTGTTCCTGTTCTTCGGGCATTTCATCGGCCTTCTGACGCCGCATTTCTTCTACAGCTATGTCATCACGGCCGAGAACAAAGCGATGCTTGCGATCGTCGCCGGTGGAACGGCCGGCGTTGCCTGCTTCATCGGCCTTACGATGTTGCTGCACCGGCGTCTGTTCGACAGCCGCATCCGCAAGACCAGCACCGTGATGGATATCGCTATACTGATCATTCTATGGTTGCAGCTGTCGCTGGGTCTCATTTCGGTCCCTTATTCGCTGAGCCATGACGACAAGTCAGAGGTCATGCTGCGCGCATCGGAATGGGCGCAGCGGACGCTGACCTTTCGCATCGACGGCACGGCCGACCTGATCCAGGGACTGGAATGGCCCTATCAGGTTCATATCATCCTGGGGCTGTTCATCTTTCTGTTGTTCCCGTTCAGCCGTCTGGTCCATATCTGGAGTGCACCGATCTGGTATCTGGGGCGGCGCGGCTATCAGGTCGTCCGGACCGCCAATCCCGACCATTCCGGCGGTCAGGCGCAACGCCCCTCGCCGGGTTCGCGTCCTGCCGAGACGTCCCGCCCCACGCAACCAGCGGAGTGA
- a CDS encoding peptidylprolyl isomerase yields MQLFDANDLAAAALPPAPTVRVNGVEIEKTAITREIQHHPAPSASDAMQAATHALVVRELLLQQADRLEISADPQTDDDGRRETDDDSRIRQLLDREVTVPAPTEAECRRYYDVNRSRFSSPDIYEPAHILFPARVSDGQAYQAAIAAAAAAIEELTAQPERFETMARDLSACPSASSGGNLGQITQGQTTPEFEEAVMAMTPGTIAKEPVMSKYGVHVIRLDRRIDGQQLPFDLVKDEIADYLADRVFQRAVHQYISILAGQAAIEGVDLEAATSPLVQ; encoded by the coding sequence ATGCAACTGTTCGATGCCAACGATCTGGCCGCGGCGGCACTGCCGCCGGCGCCAACGGTGCGGGTGAACGGCGTGGAGATCGAGAAAACCGCGATCACGCGCGAGATCCAGCACCACCCGGCGCCATCCGCCAGCGACGCCATGCAGGCGGCGACCCATGCGCTGGTGGTCCGCGAATTGCTGCTGCAGCAGGCCGACCGTCTGGAAATCAGCGCCGACCCGCAGACAGACGACGACGGACGCCGCGAGACCGATGACGATTCGCGCATCCGGCAATTGCTGGACCGGGAGGTGACGGTACCCGCGCCGACCGAAGCCGAATGCCGGCGCTACTACGACGTCAACCGAAGCCGGTTCTCAAGCCCCGACATCTACGAGCCGGCGCATATCCTGTTTCCGGCCCGCGTCTCGGACGGACAAGCCTATCAAGCCGCCATCGCCGCCGCGGCCGCGGCAATCGAGGAACTGACGGCACAGCCCGAGCGTTTCGAAACCATGGCCCGCGACCTGTCCGCCTGCCCCTCGGCGTCCTCGGGCGGCAATCTCGGCCAGATCACCCAGGGTCAGACGACACCGGAATTCGAGGAAGCGGTCATGGCGATGACACCCGGCACGATCGCGAAGGAGCCCGTGATGTCGAAATACGGCGTCCATGTCATACGGCTCGACCGGCGCATCGACGGCCAGCAACTTCCCTTCGATCTGGTAAAGGACGAAATCGCCGACTATCTGGCCGACCGCGTGTTCCAGCGCGCTGTCCACCAATACATCTCGATCCTGGCGGGTCAGGCCGCAATCGAAGGTGTCGACCTGGAGGCGGCGACCAGCCCGTTGGTCCAATGA
- the glp gene encoding gephyrin-like molybdotransferase Glp, giving the protein MVICPPAIDPADEMSGPRAVPQDDCTGASGPQNRLMPFDDALATGLGLAARPVPMETVALSDAVGRVLAGRACAGSPMPAFDHAAMDGYAVRYSDLAGPGPWTLELNGRAAAGDAPLPADAVATGAAVRILTGAPIPAGLDTVIMQEHAARSGNRVTIADRPRQGANIRLTGEDAAIGATVVAEGTLLGVREIAALASIGEAAVDVRRKLRIAWFSSGSELREPGEPLAPGQIHDANRYTLLAALDQPWIDRLDLGTVPDTPRALTDALIDASHRADMVVSTGGVSVGDEDHMPSVFREAGGDIRAMRIAMKPGKPLAIGRMNDAVYLGLPGNPVAAFVGWLTIGAPMARLMAGFADVRPPRHFARLAAASSRRPGRREFRPARITGRDDNGVPRIELLGSSFSARIGLLCAADGLAVLPADAETLDADTVVEFIWL; this is encoded by the coding sequence ATGGTGATATGCCCGCCGGCGATCGATCCGGCCGACGAGATGTCGGGCCCGCGCGCTGTCCCACAGGATGATTGCACTGGTGCAAGCGGCCCGCAAAACCGGCTGATGCCGTTCGACGACGCTTTGGCGACCGGTCTGGGTCTGGCGGCACGACCGGTTCCGATGGAGACGGTCGCGCTGTCCGATGCGGTCGGACGCGTCCTGGCCGGGCGCGCCTGCGCCGGGTCACCGATGCCGGCTTTCGATCACGCCGCGATGGATGGCTATGCCGTGCGTTATTCCGATCTGGCCGGACCCGGCCCCTGGACGCTGGAGCTGAACGGACGGGCGGCGGCCGGGGACGCGCCGTTGCCGGCGGACGCGGTCGCGACCGGTGCGGCCGTGCGCATCCTGACAGGCGCGCCAATACCCGCTGGCCTCGACACCGTCATCATGCAGGAGCACGCCGCGCGAAGCGGCAACCGGGTCACGATTGCTGATCGGCCCCGCCAGGGCGCCAATATCCGCCTGACGGGCGAGGACGCCGCCATCGGCGCCACGGTCGTCGCCGAAGGCACGCTGCTGGGCGTGCGGGAGATCGCCGCTCTGGCCTCGATCGGCGAGGCAGCGGTCGATGTGCGGCGCAAACTGCGCATCGCCTGGTTTTCCAGCGGCAGCGAATTGCGCGAGCCCGGCGAGCCGCTGGCCCCGGGTCAGATCCACGATGCCAACCGCTATACCCTGCTCGCCGCGCTGGACCAGCCGTGGATCGACCGCCTCGACCTGGGCACGGTGCCCGACACACCCCGGGCGCTGACCGATGCGCTGATCGATGCCAGCCACCGCGCCGATATGGTCGTTTCCACGGGCGGCGTTTCGGTCGGCGACGAAGATCATATGCCAAGCGTGTTCCGTGAGGCCGGCGGCGACATCCGGGCCATGCGGATCGCCATGAAGCCGGGCAAGCCGCTGGCGATCGGACGCATGAACGACGCCGTCTATCTGGGCCTGCCCGGCAACCCGGTGGCCGCATTCGTCGGGTGGCTGACCATCGGCGCGCCCATGGCCCGGCTGATGGCGGGCTTCGCCGATGTCCGCCCGCCCCGCCATTTCGCCCGACTGGCCGCCGCCTCCTCGCGCCGGCCGGGGCGCCGGGAATTTCGCCCGGCCCGGATCACCGGCCGCGACGACAACGGCGTGCCACGGATCGAACTGCTGGGCAGCAGCTTTTCCGCCCGGATCGGGTTGCTGTGCGCCGCCGATGGGCTGGCCGTTCTGCCCGCAGACGCCGAAACGCTGGATGCCGACACCGTGGTCGAATTCATCTGGCTCTGA
- a CDS encoding LysR substrate-binding domain-containing protein, which translates to MRHRQIEAFRAVMAARTMTEAAEYLRISQPSVSRLISDLEASLPFPLFERRHGRVSPTPEAIQMFEEVERSYKSLERLFEFARDLSNFREARLTIAAMPGLCLDLVPQTIASFQGQHPQARLALHARSSQQVVEWIISQHCELGLAAPPFDVRGVRVEMSVTAAAVCALSRGHPLTAKQCIRARDLADEKLISLTASSLRQHLETIIQSAGIDIAIQIETPLSIVACRLVELGLGVAVFDPFTALYCENRDVEIRPFEPEVPFTFGVLSAAGRSRSRGSVEFIGMLEETLNSYPVASRIERPA; encoded by the coding sequence ATGAGACACCGGCAGATCGAGGCGTTTCGGGCGGTGATGGCGGCGCGAACGATGACCGAAGCGGCGGAATACCTCCGGATATCCCAGCCGTCCGTCAGCCGGCTGATCAGCGATCTCGAAGCATCGCTGCCATTTCCGCTGTTCGAACGCCGCCACGGCCGGGTGTCGCCGACGCCGGAAGCGATCCAGATGTTCGAAGAGGTGGAGCGGTCCTACAAGAGCCTGGAGCGGCTTTTCGAATTCGCCCGCGATCTCAGCAATTTCCGCGAGGCACGATTGACCATCGCAGCGATGCCCGGCCTGTGTCTTGATCTGGTCCCGCAGACGATCGCCAGTTTCCAGGGCCAGCATCCACAAGCGCGGCTGGCTCTGCATGCGCGAAGTTCACAACAGGTCGTGGAATGGATCATTTCGCAGCATTGCGAGCTGGGGCTGGCCGCGCCGCCCTTCGACGTGCGCGGTGTCCGGGTGGAAATGTCCGTAACGGCCGCCGCCGTCTGCGCATTGTCCAGGGGACACCCGCTGACCGCCAAACAGTGCATTCGTGCCCGGGATCTCGCCGACGAAAAGCTGATATCGTTGACCGCGTCCAGTCTGCGTCAGCACCTGGAAACCATCATTCAATCCGCCGGCATCGACATCGCCATTCAGATCGAGACGCCGCTTTCGATCGTGGCCTGCCGGCTGGTCGAACTGGGGCTGGGTGTTGCCGTGTTCGATCCGTTCACCGCGCTTTACTGCGAGAACCGGGACGTCGAGATCCGCCCGTTCGAGCCGGAAGTGCCCTTTACCTTCGGCGTGCTTTCCGCGGCCGGCCGGTCCCGGTCGCGCGGTTCGGTCGAATTCATCGGCATGCTCGAAGAGACCTTGAACAGCTATCCGGTCGCTTCCAGGATCGAGCGGCCCGCCTGA
- a CDS encoding FAD-dependent oxidoreductase — translation MSISTTADAVIVGGGLVGVAIAYGLVQRGLDVVILDEGDVAFRASRGNFGLVWVQSKGVGMPAYAQWTRRSSDLWPEFAETVREDTGIDLQFSRNGGYQFCLSEKEFQDRVRMMDTLVEASGGTFTYEMMRRGELADRLPELGPDVVGASFSPHDGHVNSLRLFRAMHVGFQKHGGTYTPNSRVTDITRDGDGFRIATEKGDIYRSARVVLAAGNATRELAPMVGLEAPVSPQKGQILVTAKTSPFLDCPTAQLRQTGEGSVLIGDSKEESGFEDMTSPETIKMLADRAVATFPALQKVRVVRSWAALRVMTPDGFPVYGQSETHPGAFVACLHSGVTLAAAHVGPMADAIAGGGLPPSFESFSADRFNV, via the coding sequence ATGAGTATCAGCACAACAGCCGATGCCGTTATCGTGGGCGGCGGGCTCGTCGGTGTGGCCATAGCCTATGGCCTCGTCCAGCGCGGGCTCGATGTCGTCATTCTAGACGAAGGCGATGTCGCCTTCCGGGCATCTCGCGGCAATTTCGGCCTGGTCTGGGTTCAGAGCAAGGGCGTCGGCATGCCGGCCTATGCGCAATGGACCCGCCGCTCGTCGGATCTGTGGCCGGAATTCGCCGAGACGGTCCGTGAGGACACCGGCATCGACCTGCAGTTCAGCCGCAACGGCGGCTATCAGTTCTGCCTTTCGGAAAAGGAATTCCAGGACCGCGTGCGCATGATGGATACGCTGGTCGAGGCCTCCGGCGGAACCTTTACTTATGAAATGATGCGGCGCGGCGAACTGGCCGACCGGTTACCCGAGCTTGGCCCCGATGTCGTCGGTGCCTCGTTCTCGCCCCATGACGGTCATGTGAACTCGCTGCGGCTGTTCCGCGCCATGCATGTCGGGTTTCAGAAACACGGCGGCACCTACACCCCGAACAGCCGGGTCACCGACATCACCCGCGACGGCGACGGATTTCGCATCGCCACCGAAAAGGGCGACATTTACCGCTCGGCCCGCGTCGTACTGGCAGCGGGCAATGCCACGCGCGAATTGGCGCCCATGGTCGGGTTGGAAGCGCCGGTATCGCCCCAGAAGGGCCAGATCCTGGTGACGGCAAAGACCTCGCCGTTTCTCGACTGCCCCACTGCCCAGCTTCGCCAGACGGGCGAGGGCAGCGTACTGATCGGCGATTCCAAGGAGGAATCGGGCTTCGAGGACATGACCTCGCCGGAGACCATCAAGATGCTGGCCGACCGCGCCGTGGCGACCTTTCCGGCACTGCAAAAGGTGCGGGTTGTGCGGTCCTGGGCGGCTTTGCGGGTCATGACGCCCGATGGCTTTCCGGTATACGGCCAATCCGAAACCCATCCGGGCGCCTTTGTCGCCTGCCTGCACAGTGGCGTGACGCTGGCGGCCGCCCATGTCGGGCCGATGGCCGACGCGATCGCCGGTGGCGGCCTTCCGCCGTCGTTCGAATCCTTCAGCGCGGACCGATTCAATGTTTAA
- a CDS encoding (2Fe-2S)-binding protein gives MFKRHYSDPDVPTVTIRFEGEAIEARATDTVAAALLIAGVTATRTTPVTGQPRAPYCMMGVCFDCLMVIDGEGDRQACLVPVAEGMTVSRQNRTIEVVR, from the coding sequence ATGTTTAAGCGGCACTACTCCGATCCGGACGTTCCAACGGTCACGATCCGCTTCGAAGGCGAGGCGATCGAAGCGCGCGCGACCGACACCGTCGCGGCGGCCTTGCTGATTGCCGGCGTGACCGCGACCCGCACGACGCCGGTCACCGGTCAGCCGCGCGCACCCTATTGCATGATGGGGGTGTGCTTCGACTGCCTGATGGTCATCGACGGCGAGGGCGATCGCCAGGCCTGCCTGGTGCCGGTCGCCGAGGGCATGACTGTTTCCCGCCAGAACCGCACGATCGAGGTGGTCCGATGA
- a CDS encoding NAD(P)/FAD-dependent oxidoreductase, protein MTDSYDLVVIGAGPAGLSAATEGAARGLSVLLLDEQPGPGGQIYRASETSPLAGRGVLGPEYERGRDLAAAFRASAAEYSPRSTVTDITRDGWVGIDCDGAIRYVHGRRILIATGAMERPFPIRGWTLPGVMTAGAAQTLLKSAGAVPGSRTVMAGSGPLLYLLAWQILQTGQPLHAILDTAAPSKTSLAVLSKLPGAMRKPSYLVKGLRLLAAIKRSGVRHVQGVTGLSAEGDGALNGVTFERGGKSERLDADLLLLHQGVVPNIQLTQALRCDHRWDDGQLCWRPVTDDWGVTSVANIAVAGDGGGIGGAVAAEYAGRVAAIGAAIDAGRVDSDAGAQAAQPLRAALARDLAARPLLDALYRPADGFRVPEDDAVVACRCEEVTIGEIRKAARMGATGPNQLKAFLRAGMGACQGRLCGLTVSETIARERGQSPAETGYYRIRPPFKPVTLGALASMSLPRTTGYENPEEPANPEKSAETPSPTEFRTGT, encoded by the coding sequence ATGACCGACAGCTATGATCTCGTCGTGATCGGCGCCGGTCCGGCCGGTCTGTCCGCGGCGACCGAAGGTGCCGCCCGCGGCCTTTCCGTTCTGCTGCTTGACGAGCAGCCGGGTCCTGGCGGCCAGATCTATCGCGCGTCCGAAACCAGTCCACTGGCCGGGCGCGGCGTACTCGGACCGGAGTATGAGCGGGGCCGGGACCTGGCCGCGGCTTTTCGCGCCAGCGCCGCCGAATACAGCCCCCGCTCGACGGTGACCGACATCACCCGCGACGGATGGGTCGGGATCGATTGTGACGGCGCGATCCGCTATGTGCACGGCCGCCGGATTCTGATCGCGACCGGCGCCATGGAACGCCCGTTCCCCATTCGGGGCTGGACCCTGCCCGGCGTGATGACGGCCGGCGCCGCGCAGACGCTTTTGAAATCCGCCGGCGCCGTGCCGGGATCGCGCACCGTCATGGCGGGCAGCGGGCCGCTATTGTATCTGCTGGCCTGGCAGATCCTGCAGACCGGCCAGCCGTTGCACGCCATTCTGGATACCGCCGCCCCGTCGAAGACATCGCTGGCGGTTCTCTCCAAACTCCCCGGCGCGATGCGCAAGCCGTCCTATCTGGTCAAGGGGCTGCGCCTGCTGGCCGCGATCAAGCGGTCCGGCGTGCGCCATGTGCAGGGTGTGACAGGCCTGTCGGCCGAGGGCGACGGCGCCCTGAACGGTGTCACATTCGAACGCGGCGGCAAAAGCGAACGGCTCGACGCCGACCTTTTGCTGCTGCATCAGGGGGTGGTTCCGAACATTCAGTTGACCCAGGCATTGCGCTGCGATCACCGCTGGGACGACGGCCAGTTGTGCTGGCGTCCGGTGACGGATGACTGGGGCGTGACCTCTGTCGCCAACATCGCCGTTGCCGGCGACGGCGGCGGCATCGGCGGCGCTGTTGCGGCTGAATATGCCGGGCGCGTTGCGGCAATCGGCGCGGCCATCGATGCCGGCCGGGTGGACTCAGACGCCGGCGCGCAGGCAGCCCAACCCCTTCGCGCCGCTTTGGCCCGCGATCTTGCCGCGCGGCCATTGCTCGACGCGCTTTATCGTCCGGCCGACGGCTTCCGCGTTCCCGAAGACGATGCCGTCGTTGCCTGCCGGTGCGAGGAAGTAACCATCGGAGAAATCCGCAAAGCGGCCAGGATGGGGGCAACCGGCCCGAACCAGCTCAAGGCGTTTCTTCGCGCGGGCATGGGCGCTTGCCAGGGCCGTCTCTGCGGCTTGACCGTTTCGGAAACCATCGCCCGCGAACGCGGCCAGTCGCCAGCCGAAACCGGCTACTACCGTATCAGACCCCCCTTCAAACCCGTCACGCTGGGGGCTCTGGCGTCGATGAGCCTTCCGCGCACAACCGGTTATGAAAATCCGGAAGAACCGGCGAACCCGGAAAAATCGGCAGAAACGCCATCCCCAACCGAATTCCGAACAGGGACATGA
- a CDS encoding tripartite tricarboxylate transporter substrate binding protein — protein MNKMILKASVAAAILAVSGGAAQAEWPEEAVRLVISFSPGGGMDQSVLPLKPLLEEDLGQTFLYDYRPGASGRIGFEYVYMNGEDGYTVSALSEPHFTNTTIFDEPRYTIEDLVPVGLFMRDVPVWFVRNDSPYQDMNDLIEAAREMPGEITVATGSFTGEQYLTVAILEEQADVQFRAVNVQGGAPVMSNVLGGHMDVGVSRPASIAGIADEVRALGVVSPERNNIFPDAPTFDEQLPEEYDIPHFSSSRGFAVHRQFAEENPEGFARLEQALHDAVHSDAYGEALDRMGLDLEWVPSEAAQEEILATARMMEQYRELVVAAQDR, from the coding sequence ATGAACAAGATGATTTTGAAAGCCTCCGTCGCCGCCGCGATCCTGGCTGTCTCGGGCGGAGCCGCCCAGGCGGAATGGCCGGAAGAAGCCGTGCGCCTCGTCATTTCATTCTCGCCCGGCGGCGGAATGGACCAGAGCGTGCTGCCCTTGAAGCCGCTGCTCGAAGAAGACCTCGGCCAGACATTCCTGTACGATTACCGGCCCGGCGCCAGCGGCCGGATCGGGTTCGAATATGTCTATATGAATGGCGAAGACGGCTACACGGTCAGCGCCCTCAGCGAACCGCATTTCACCAACACCACGATCTTCGACGAACCGCGCTACACCATTGAAGATCTGGTGCCGGTGGGACTTTTCATGCGCGACGTGCCGGTCTGGTTCGTGCGCAATGACTCGCCCTATCAGGACATGAACGATCTGATCGAGGCCGCGCGTGAGATGCCGGGCGAAATTACGGTCGCAACCGGCAGCTTCACCGGCGAACAGTACCTGACGGTCGCCATTCTGGAAGAACAGGCCGATGTTCAGTTCCGGGCCGTCAATGTTCAGGGCGGCGCGCCGGTGATGAGTAACGTCCTGGGCGGACACATGGATGTCGGTGTTTCCCGTCCGGCCTCCATCGCCGGGATCGCGGATGAGGTCCGTGCGCTCGGTGTCGTCTCACCGGAACGCAACAACATCTTCCCCGACGCGCCGACCTTCGACGAACAACTGCCGGAAGAATACGATATTCCGCATTTCAGCTCGTCGCGCGGTTTCGCCGTCCATCGGCAGTTCGCGGAAGAGAACCCGGAAGGTTTCGCACGTCTGGAACAGGCGCTGCATGATGCCGTGCATTCCGACGCCTATGGCGAGGCGCTCGATCGCATGGGCCTCGATCTCGAATGGGTGCCGTCCGAGGCGGCCCAGGAAGAGATTCTCGCGACTGCCCGCATGATGGAACAGTATCGCGAACTGGTCGTGGCAGCGCAGGACCGCTGA
- a CDS encoding tripartite tricarboxylate transporter TctB family protein: MAFLREALMPLVVLAFIVAYVSLTQNKPAESTIFPYTIMIFIGALAIGILASSWKLKDFYRVANEEKSRAPLVFALSLLFIVGFVYLGFSIAALAFLVVSLIALGTRPIPSIIISVILTGGIYLLFAIGLGVSL; this comes from the coding sequence ATGGCTTTCCTTCGAGAAGCACTGATGCCGCTCGTGGTGCTTGCGTTCATCGTGGCCTATGTGAGCCTGACGCAGAACAAGCCGGCCGAGAGCACGATTTTCCCCTACACGATCATGATTTTCATTGGCGCGCTTGCCATTGGCATACTTGCGTCATCATGGAAACTGAAAGATTTCTATCGTGTCGCCAATGAAGAGAAGTCTCGGGCACCGCTCGTATTCGCCCTGTCTTTGCTCTTCATTGTCGGTTTCGTCTATCTCGGCTTCTCCATCGCGGCGCTGGCCTTTCTCGTCGTCTCACTGATCGCCCTGGGCACCAGACCCATTCCATCGATCATTATCTCCGTCATCCTGACCGGCGGGATCTATCTCCTGTTCGCGATCGGGCTCGGCGTCAGCTTGTAG
- a CDS encoding tripartite tricarboxylate transporter permease, producing MLEIIGDLSFTTFLVTLAGIVVGMFFGALPGFGGSASMAIVLPIAIAMSPLNAMVFLIGIYAGGHYGGGIPSVLIGVPGDAGAAATVFDGFQMTRNGRASEALAMLAMGSALAGIFSVIAFLIFAPMLARAALSFGPPELFMLVIFGLSILGSIDPSKMLKTLFAGSLGLALATVGVDPYWAEPRMVFNIPQLYDGLPFIPALLGLFCIAQMLVLIDERHLVHTNRDVASPSFGKTLKGMVEVFRYWKALLIGALSGTFIGALPGAGATIAAFVAYNLTKNVSKTPETFGKGNPEGLVAPESANNAIVGGSLIPTFALGIPGSGAAAVLMGVMMYMGLRPGPRLFVEQFPLIQTLVVYLLLGCVLMIVIGAVAAGTFYKLTRIPLRILVPCVIVAASVGAYAYRGEIFDLGVMMGFGLLGYLLQKRQYPLSAVVLGLVLGPMAEQYFVQSLAMTSWDFTVFFTRPITMGLWVLIIGSIVSSIVLYRKTKKSDAAIKAASTAEQGS from the coding sequence ATGCTGGAAATAATCGGCGATCTCAGTTTCACGACCTTTCTCGTGACCCTTGCCGGCATTGTGGTCGGCATGTTCTTCGGTGCATTGCCGGGGTTCGGCGGCAGCGCCTCGATGGCCATCGTGCTGCCGATCGCCATCGCCATGTCACCGCTGAATGCCATGGTCTTCCTCATCGGGATTTATGCCGGTGGTCATTATGGCGGCGGAATACCCTCTGTCCTTATCGGCGTGCCCGGCGATGCCGGTGCGGCGGCGACGGTCTTCGACGGCTTCCAGATGACGCGCAACGGCCGCGCCTCGGAGGCGCTGGCGATGCTGGCAATGGGCTCGGCGCTGGCAGGTATTTTCAGTGTCATCGCCTTTCTGATCTTCGCACCCATGCTGGCCCGGGCGGCATTGAGCTTCGGACCGCCGGAACTGTTCATGCTGGTCATCTTCGGCCTGTCGATCCTCGGCTCGATCGATCCGTCGAAAATGCTGAAGACACTGTTTGCAGGTTCGCTGGGCCTCGCCCTGGCGACGGTCGGCGTCGATCCCTACTGGGCCGAGCCGCGCATGGTATTCAACATTCCGCAGCTTTACGACGGCCTGCCGTTCATCCCCGCGCTGCTGGGTTTGTTCTGCATCGCCCAGATGCTTGTCCTGATCGACGAGCGCCATCTGGTCCATACCAATCGCGACGTCGCCAGCCCCTCGTTCGGCAAGACGCTGAAAGGCATGGTCGAGGTCTTCCGCTATTGGAAGGCACTACTGATCGGGGCACTGTCGGGGACGTTCATCGGCGCGCTGCCGGGCGCCGGCGCAACGATCGCGGCCTTCGTCGCCTATAACCTGACCAAGAATGTCTCCAAGACACCCGAGACATTCGGCAAGGGCAACCCCGAGGGACTGGTTGCGCCGGAATCCGCCAACAACGCCATTGTCGGCGGTTCGCTGATCCCGACCTTTGCCCTGGGCATCCCGGGCTCCGGCGCGGCGGCCGTGCTGATGGGCGTCATGATGTATATGGGCCTGCGACCCGGCCCGCGTCTCTTCGTCGAGCAATTCCCGCTGATCCAGACGCTTGTCGTCTACTTGCTGCTCGGCTGCGTGCTGATGATCGTCATCGGCGCGGTTGCGGCCGGCACATTCTACAAGCTGACACGCATACCGCTGCGCATCCTGGTACCCTGCGTCATCGTCGCGGCATCTGTCGGCGCCTATGCCTATCGCGGCGAAATCTTCGACCTGGGTGTCATGATGGGCTTCGGTCTGCTCGGCTATCTCCTGCAAAAGCGCCAGTATCCGCTGAGCGCGGTCGTGCTCGGCCTCGTGCTGGGGCCGATGGCCGAACAGTATTTCGTCCAGAGCCTCGCGATGACCTCCTGGGATTTCACCGTATTCTTCACGCGGCCGATCACCATGGGTCTCTGGGTGCTGATCATCGGGTCGATCGTTTCGTCGATCGTCCTGTACCGCAAGACGAAGAAATCGGATGCCGCTATCAAGGCGGCTTCCACTGCTGAACAAGGCAGTTGA